The stretch of DNA TGCCGGGCCACCGCCACGAAGAGGCCCAGGTTCTCGTCGACCAGCGTTCCATTCATGGGATGGAGCTTTCCACATCATCCCATGGTTGCAACCCTGGCCCCGCGGTAGTCCTGGGCCATGACCCTCGAACAACAACATGTCGTGGTGGTGGGTGGTTCCTCTGGCATCGGGTTGGGCGTGGCCCGGGCCGCGCTGGCGCAGGGCGCCTCCGTGACGCTCGCGAGCCGTTCCTCCGAGAAGCTGGCGCGCGCCGCGGCCCTGCTCGACAGCCCCGGGCGCGTGCGGACCTGCCCGGTGGATGCCACGAGCGAGGACTCGGTGCGCCAGCTCTTCGAGGCGCTCGGGCCGGTGAATCACGTGGTCGTGACGGCGGTGGAGGCGCGCTACCTGGGCATCCGGGGGATGGACTTCGCCGCCGCGCGCCGCGTCTTCGACTCCAAGCTCATGGCGGCGTTCCATGTCGCCAGTCATGCCCGAATCGCGCCCGGCGGCTCGCTCGTCTTCACCACGGGCATTGCCTCCCTCCGCCCCAAGCCGAACGGCTCGGTCATCGCGGCGGTGAATGGCGCGATTGAGGCCGCGGTGCGCGCCTGGGCCCTGGAGCTGGCGCCGGTGCGCGTGAACGCCCTGTCACCGGGTTGGATCGACACCCCCGTCTGGGACGCCATCGCGGGTGGGGCCAAGGACCAGTTGTTCGAGCAGCACGCGCGGCGGCTCCCCGTGGGGCGCATCGGGACGACCACGGACGTGGGGCACGCCGCGCTGTTCCTCATGAGCAATGGGTTCACCACCGGCGAGGTGCTGCGCGTGGATGGTGGCCATCCCCTGGTCTGACGGTCAGCCGCCCCGCGGCTCCGTCGTCGCGACCGGGGGTGGAGGTCCTGTGCAGGGGCCGTCGTCGACTCAGGGCGAGGCGGGCGTGGGCCGGGACGGGGCCTCCGCCCGGGGCTCGCGGTGGTACACCTTGGCCACGATGCGCCACCTGCCGTCCAGCTTGAGCAGGGAGATGTAGTCGATGAAGTCCCACTTCGCCGTGCGCACGGACACCTTGGCGACCGCCGCGCTGCC from Myxococcus fulvus encodes:
- a CDS encoding SDR family oxidoreductase, with the translated sequence MTLEQQHVVVVGGSSGIGLGVARAALAQGASVTLASRSSEKLARAAALLDSPGRVRTCPVDATSEDSVRQLFEALGPVNHVVVTAVEARYLGIRGMDFAAARRVFDSKLMAAFHVASHARIAPGGSLVFTTGIASLRPKPNGSVIAAVNGAIEAAVRAWALELAPVRVNALSPGWIDTPVWDAIAGGAKDQLFEQHARRLPVGRIGTTTDVGHAALFLMSNGFTTGEVLRVDGGHPLV